From the Candidatus Bathyarchaeota archaeon A05DMB-5 genome, the window TCACATGCTTCATATTTCTTGGTTTTCCGAACGTGTGGCAGTTCTTCCTAATCTTAGCGGTTCTGTTCTTGTTAGCCGTAGGAATTTCAGGGTTAAGCATTGCAATTGCAGTTTCCACGTCGAGTCTTGAAAAATTCATAACCGCGAGAGGTCTGGTTTACTACACTCTCTTCTTCTGCAGTAGCGTTTTCTATCCTCTTTCGCTTATCCAACAGCTTGGACAAGACGGCAAATTTCCAATGGTATTGGTAACACTTGCAGAAATTAACCCTCTCAGCAATGCCTCAGACATGATTCGCAATTTCCTTCTCGGCTATCCACCCTTCGCTTTTACTTCAATAATAAACGTTTTAGCTTTTTCAGCAATTTTCACGTTAGGAGCAGCATTTGCATACATGAAAATAATAGAACGCACTTAACTTGTAAAAGTTAAATTTATGAATGGGAACAACGTATCTTCTTTCCTTCCCTCTTAAAAGCTAAGGTTTGAAGGTTAACTCTATGGATGAAGTGGCGGCTATCTTTGAACCGCAAAAAGTCGGCCTAATAGGCTCAAGCGTAATCCAAGAAAAAGTGGGCATGACTTCTCCGCAACTTTTCAAAAGTGTAACTTACAACATGAAGAAATTTTTCAGAGGAAAAACCTACACTTTAGATATAGATGGGAAAACTGGCTATAACGAAATAGAAAAACTGCCCGAAGTTCCTGAGCTTGCAGTTGTGATGCTTCCGCCGAAACAGTCAATCATCCAAGTGGAAGAATGCGCCAAAAAAGGTGCCAAAGCGTTTGTTTTGATTACTGGAGGATACAAGGATGAACAACGCTTGCAGTTATTCAAGCTCAAACAGAAGTACAAAATCAGAATTTTGGGACCGAACACTATTATGGGCGTAATAAACACAGCCAATGGTTTAAACACCACATTCGAAAGAGATACCATGCCCAAAAGGGGAAAAATTGCAGTAGTTTCACAAAGCGGTGGAGTAGGCGCTTGCATGCTTGATTGGGCATGTTTCTACGATGTTGGCATAAGCAAATTTGCTTTCATGGGAGACAAAATAGATGTGGATGACGTTGACCTGCTACGCTATTTAGGCAAAGACGCGAATACGAAAGTAATATGCTTGTACATGGAAGGAATAAAGGATGGAAGAAAATTCATAGAAGAAGCAAGAAAAATCGTCAATAAAAAACCAATACTAGCCTTGAAAGGCGGAATCACACAAGAATCAGCACACAGAGCCAAATCACACACGGCTTCAATTGCTGGGAAAGACGAAATTTTTGACGCTGCCCTAAAAAAAGCGGGAATAATAAGAGTGGACGACGTTGAGGAGTTAATGAACGCCGCCATAGCACTTTCAAAACAGCTACCAATGCACGGAGACAACGTAGCAATCGTAAGCAACGTTGGTGGACCAGCGATTTTGGCAGCAGACGCCGTTGCGAAAAACAATCTTAAACTTGCAACATTATCAGAGAAAGTTAAAAGGAAAATTGAGACTCTATACCCGGGTGTAGATGCCTCTAACCCAATTGACATGATAGCAGACGCAAGAGCGGAAAGATACGCGAAAGTACTTGAGCTAGTCCTTGCAGACAAAAATGTGGATGGCGTCCTAATAATAAACATGCTCAAATCCTGCTTCTTTGAACCAGAAGACGCCAAGGTAATACCGAGAATAGCCGCAAAATATCCAGGCAAGCCTGTTGTGGATGTGCCTGCAGGCGGAGAGGATTTTGCACTTGTATACAAAGTTTTAGGCAATACTAGCATACCATTGTATAACTTGCCGGAAAAAGCTGCAAAAGCTCTAAAAGTTTTGAGAACCTACTGCAAGATTCTCGAGAAGCATTAAATATATCTCTCTAAGCCGAATAGATTCTATTTTGTAGCGATTGCGTGCCGTGCATTAGGTGAAAAGTTGGCTCAACGTTCAAAAAACCCAAGCGAGCAACTATCAAGAGAAATTCTGAATTTTTGTAGACATGTCGCTGGTTCATGCGAGATAACGGCAGCGTGCACATGCGGAGATTACATGTTCAGATTGACTAGCGCAAGGAAACAAGTTAAAGTGCTGCTTGTAATTCGCGATTTTCAGCCGAGACTAATGAATTATGTGAACATTTTTGATGATAAGAACATCGTGGTTTCCGCAACGGACATGTGGGTTTTTGAAAGAGATGTCGACCGAGGATTTTTAGGTGAAGCCTTAGCAAGCATGTTAACTTTTCCATACACGCCTTTACTAAACAAGAATTATTTACACGAACAAGAAATCAAATTGAAAAAACGCCTAATCACTGAACTTCTGGAAAGCCTCGTCTTAAATTTTCCTGAACTTTCCTACGAAATTCACATAAAACCTGAATATTTCATGTATGAAACTTTGTTAAGCCGAGCGCGACTTTTCCCTCCAATGATTCAAGACGTGTTAGGGTTTATGCAGAGAAGTGCCAAGAAAAAGAATTTAGAAAGTGTTCTGAAAGGATATTTGGAAGCGTTAGAAGAATTAGAAAAAGAAAATGCAATCAACTTTTCGGAAGGTTACGTTAAAATTTCAAGAAAATTCGCTGACTCGGTTAGAAACAAAAAAGTTCGCTTTGTAAGTCTTCTCAAAACCGCCCAGAAAGCACAGAGGACGCTGTTTACGTCTCTGCTCAACATTTTTCCAAACATCATGAGTTTCATTTCACAGAATAAGGAAACACTTTTCAAACTTCCAAAAATCGCAGAAGTAAATTCAAAAACTGCCCATCAAATTGAAGACCCACAAAGATATCTATATGTTCCTACAGCCAGCGGACTTGTACCATTAGCCAACAGAATCGACATCGAAGCATTCGCAAGAAGAATGCTCTCAGCCAAAAAAGATACAACAGTCAAAATCGAAGAAATCGGCGGCGTTCTAAATGATGTCTATTTAATCAGAGCCATAACAGACCGTCAAGAAAGAAAAATTGTTGTTAAAAGCTACAAGGATTTATCTAATTTTAAGTGGTTTCCACTCACGCTATGGACTGTTGGAACCCGAACTTTCACTGTTTCCGGTCTTTCAAGACTTGAAAGAGAATGTGCCATAAACCAGTTTCTACATTCTAACGGATTTGCCGTTCCAAAAATACTGCATGTAAGTCCTGGTGAACGATTAATTTTCATGGAGTATGTTGAAGGAGAAAGTCTTGAGAAGACAATAAGAAACATCGTGAATTCAAAAACCAGAAGTGGAACGGAAAAAGAATTAAGCATTATAAGTAGAGTCGCCGAAAAATTCGCTAAGGCACACGCTCTTAACGTTTCTTTAGGTGATACAAAACCAGAAAATATCATGATAGGAAAAGATGGCGAAATCTACCTTTTAGATTTTGAACAAGCTTCCAGAAATGGCGACAAAACATGGGACATCGCAGAATTTCTGTATTATGCTGGACACTACATCCCGCCATGGATTGGCACACACCCAGCAGAAATTCTCACAAAAACTTTCATTGAAAGTTACTTGAAGGCTGGAGGAGACGCAAAAGTTGTTAAGAAAGCTGGAAATCCAAAATACACGAAAGTTTTTAGCATCTTCACATTTCCACACATAATACTAGCTATCTCCAACATTTGCAAAAACGTAGACAAAAAGAAGGAAGGATAATGGCTAAACACAAGACTTCTTTAACATTTTATGGCGGAGTAAACGAAATAGGCGGAAACAAAATTCTACTTCAAGACGGTGACGTGAAAGTTTTCTTCGATTTCGGCATGTCCTTCAAAATGAAAAGAAGATATTATTCACCCCCATTTCTTTCCCCTCGAACTGAAAAAAGTTTGCAAGAATTGGATATCTTGCCAAAAATAGAAGGTATCTACAAGTTTGATGAGAAAGCTCCAGAAGTTAAAGCAGTTTTTCTCTCTCATGGACACATGGACCACTCAGCCTATTTGTCCTTCATAAAACGCGAAATTCCAGTTTACTGCGGAGAAACCACAAAAATCATTTTGCAAGCATCAAGTGAAATGCGAAGGACAGAATTGGAATTTAACGTAGAAGGCATAGAATTTAAAACGTTCAGAACAGGCAAAAAAGTAGTTATAGACGACGTGGAAATAGAGCCAATTCATGTTGACCACTCCGTGCCAGGCGCTTATGGATTCATAATTCACACTTCAAACGGAGCTATTGTTTATACTGGCGATTTTAGAATTCACGGAGCAAAGCCTCAAATGACGCAAGAATTTGTCAACAAAGCAAAAGCTGCCAAACCAGCCGCTGTTATCACCGAAGCTACGAACATGACCGGTGCATCTGTTTCTTCAGAAGCTGAAGTCGAGAACAAATTGAACAGTATTGTTGAACAAGCTAATGGAATAGTGCTTGCCAATTTTGCCTCCACAGACGTGGATAGGCTAAATTCGTTTTACCGAATTGCCAAGAAGAACAAGCGCTGCCTAGCTGTTTCACTGAAGCAAGCCTACCTGCTTGAAGCACTTCGCAAGGATAAAGGATTAAAGATTCCAAGCTTAAGTGAGGATAACATTTTAATTTTTCGAAAATCGAAGAAAACAAAAGACAAGTGGGAAAGCAAAATAATGGAACAATATCAAGACAAGATTAAAAACGCCTCCGACGTTTCGAAGCAGCAATGCGAACTAATTTTAGCCCTATCCTTCTACGATTTGGAAGAACTTGTAGAAATCAATCCAACTGCAGGAAGTTGCTATGTTTTGTCGGCTTCTGAACCGTTCAATGAAGAAATGGAACTGGACTATGAAAAACTTGTTAACTGGCTTGGACATTACGGTTTGCCGCAGTATCATGTTCACGTGTCTGGACACATAATGCCACTACAACTAAAAGCTATACTAAAAGAAATAAACGCCACCAAAATTTTTCCAGTTCATACAGAAAACGCGGAACTCCTTGCCAGATTCACAAGCGACCTAAAAAGCAAAACGATGCTAGTTGAAAAAGAAAAGAAATACGAAATTTAGCCCTTAAGCTTTGGACCCTTGCCTTCGGCATGATAAGGCAATTTGCTCGTTCGGAAAACAACAAGCTTATCTTTAAACTCTGCAAGATAAACTAAAACAAGTTTCTTACCTTTTTCAGTTAAGGCATAAACTGGAATGGTAACACCTAACTGCAGAAGCGCATTTCTGCCGATTTCCTTGCGCATAAGCGTTGAAGCACTTGCGCAAGCAACATCAGCCTTAGCAACATGTTTAATGCCATTTTTGCCTATGCAAGTATTACACACAGAAAACACCAGAACATCCAAACCAGCAGCCCTCTCGAACTTCCTAATCCCACTAATTGCTTCGGCTTGAAAACCAGCAATACTCACGGCAACACGTTTAAAGCCCAAGTCAAATGCTCGTTTAACACCTTCCACTTGGTTAATTCTCGCACTAGCCTTATCTAAAACAATTCCATCACTCGCCTCAATGTGCTTGATGATTTCATTAATTGGCGAAGTCTTAATTATACCAGTTAACCGCGCACCTATGGCTTGAACGAGGCTACCATTTGCCGTTATAACTGTGCCAGCGCCTTCACAAACAACAACCGCGCAGTCAATAAGCCTTTTCTCCAGCCAAACCTTCATCATCTCTGACGCGCCGTAAGCCACTACTGATTCAGAGTCAAAAACTCTTCGTGCACAACAAAAACCATAATCTGCAATTTTCTTTTCCACACTTTTCTGCACACTTTTCAAATCAATTGTTCTAGAGCCATACAAAGCTTCATGCAAGGGGCAATATTCAACGGTAGGCTCAGTTAAAACTTCGACGCCTTCTTCTGAAATCCGCACTCGAGCACCACAACAGTAGATTTCATGCTCGCCCCATACACAAGAAAATCGCTTTTTCATTTATGCGCACGCATCACAGAGTCTAACGAGTTAACAAATTTCAATGTTATTATTAAATAACATCTTTCAATAAAAGAGAGAAAAGAAGGTTAAAGCTCTTCATGATAGTGTTCGAGTATAATCATTGCATCAGCTTTGTCAACGTTGCCGTCATAATTGAGGTCTGCCTGCTCATTCCAGTTCGGATCGTTAGGCTGACTTCCATAAGCAGCGTCCCATGCTATTAAATCATTTATGTCCACTTTTCCGTCGCCATTTACATCGCCTACAATTTTGAGCTTTACTGTTCCATCTTCCAACGTGTTATCAGCTATGTTTAATTCATTTGGTAGTATACTTGCTTCGGCTCTGATGACATACAAATCAAGACTTGGTGGTACCGCGGCAGTGTCCCAATTGAATGTTAAGGTAGTGTTTTCTTTAGGCAGAAGGTCAACTACGTTCTGCGTAGCTATGAGTGTCGAGTTGTAGAATAGGCTGACAGAGAAGCTTTCAGGTATATCTCCATCATTGAGAACGGTGACGTTTATTGGGATTACACGTCCCACGTAAGTTTCG encodes:
- a CDS encoding MBL fold metallo-hydrolase — encoded protein: MAKHKTSLTFYGGVNEIGGNKILLQDGDVKVFFDFGMSFKMKRRYYSPPFLSPRTEKSLQELDILPKIEGIYKFDEKAPEVKAVFLSHGHMDHSAYLSFIKREIPVYCGETTKIILQASSEMRRTELEFNVEGIEFKTFRTGKKVVIDDVEIEPIHVDHSVPGAYGFIIHTSNGAIVYTGDFRIHGAKPQMTQEFVNKAKAAKPAAVITEATNMTGASVSSEAEVENKLNSIVEQANGIVLANFASTDVDRLNSFYRIAKKNKRCLAVSLKQAYLLEALRKDKGLKIPSLSEDNILIFRKSKKTKDKWESKIMEQYQDKIKNASDVSKQQCELILALSFYDLEELVEINPTAGSCYVLSASEPFNEEMELDYEKLVNWLGHYGLPQYHVHVSGHIMPLQLKAILKEINATKIFPVHTENAELLARFTSDLKSKTMLVEKEKKYEI
- a CDS encoding DUF2099 family protein — encoded protein: MKKRFSCVWGEHEIYCCGARVRISEEGVEVLTEPTVEYCPLHEALYGSRTIDLKSVQKSVEKKIADYGFCCARRVFDSESVVAYGASEMMKVWLEKRLIDCAVVVCEGAGTVITANGSLVQAIGARLTGIIKTSPINEIIKHIEASDGIVLDKASARINQVEGVKRAFDLGFKRVAVSIAGFQAEAISGIRKFERAAGLDVLVFSVCNTCIGKNGIKHVAKADVACASASTLMRKEIGRNALLQLGVTIPVYALTEKGKKLVLVYLAEFKDKLVVFRTSKLPYHAEGKGPKLKG
- a CDS encoding ABC transporter permease, giving the protein MMKAILYLLEHDFRNFFRYKWWLVGLISMNLADLFIMAIVYNYMISGAVASEIKSYFNFFAPGLAVTGLFASAFMIGREINMERRREVHHYMLSLPMTRLELAIGRVLSGGLRGMLYMSPLLLTCFIFLGFPNVWQFFLILAVLFLLAVGISGLSIAIAVSTSSLEKFITARGLVYYTLFFCSSVFYPLSLIQQLGQDGKFPMVLVTLAEINPLSNASDMIRNFLLGYPPFAFTSIINVLAFSAIFTLGAAFAYMKIIERT